The following coding sequences lie in one Populus nigra chromosome 15, ddPopNigr1.1, whole genome shotgun sequence genomic window:
- the LOC133674740 gene encoding probable sucrose-phosphate synthase 1 isoform X1: MAGNDWINSYLEAILDVGPGLDDKKSSLLLRERGRFSPTRYFVEEVVSGFDETDLYRSWVRAQATRSPQERNTRLENMCWRIWNLARQKKQLEGELAQRNAKRRLERERGRREAVADMSEDLSEGEKGDTVGDLSAHGDSVRGRLPRINSVDAMEAWVNQQKGKKLYIILISLHGLLRGDNMELGRDSDTGGQVKYVVELARALASMPGVYRVDLLTRQVSAPDVDWSYGEPTEMLNIRNEDFLDEMGESSGAYIVRIPFGPKDKYIPKELLWPHIPEFVDGALNHIIRMSKSLGEQIGGGKPVWPVAIHGHYADAGDSAALLSGALNVPMLFTGHSLGRDKLEQLLKQGRLSRDEINSTYKIMRRIEAEELSLDVSEIVITSTRQEIEEQWRLYDGFDPILERKLRARIRRNVSCYGRFMPRMAIIPPGMEFHHIVPQDGDMDGEIEGNEDHPSSHPSIWIEIMRFFTNSHKPMILALARPDPKKNITTLVKAFGECRPLRELANLTLIMGNRDGIDEMSSTSASVLLSVLKLIDKYDLYGQVAYPKHHKQSDVPDIYRLAAKTKGVFINPAFIEPFGLTLIEAAAHGLPMVATKNGGPVDIHRVLDNGLLVDPHDQQSIADALLKLVAEKHLWAKCRQNGLKNIHHFSWPEHCKAYLSKIAGCKPRHPQWQKSDDGADTSDTDSPGDSLRDIQDLSLNLRFSLDGEKTGGSGNDSSLGSEGNAADKKSKIENAVLAWSKGVVKDTRKAVDHNSSSGKFPSLRRRKQIFVVAVDFDNFASLAEATRKIFEAVEKERVEGSIGFILSTSLAISEICSFLASGGFSPSDFDAFICNSGSDLYYSTPNPEDGPFVIDFYYHSHIEYRWGGEGLRKTLFRWSSSVIDKKAEDAERIVYSAEQLSTDYCYAFTVKKPGSVPPVKELQKVLRIQALRCHAIYCQNGTRINVIPVLASRSQALRYLYVRWGVELASMVVFVGECGDTDYEGLLGGLHKSVILKGVCSSASSQFHANRSYPLSDIMPLESPNVVQAAEESSAIRSSLEQLGCLKS, translated from the exons ATGGCAGGGAATGATTGGATAAACAGCTATCTTGAAGCAATTCTTGATGTGGGTCCTGGCCTAGATGACAAAAAATCTTCTCTTTTGCTTAGAGAAAGAGGCAGGTTTAGCCCAACTCGTTATTTTGTTGAAGAAGTTGTTTCTGGATTTGATGAGACCGATCTTTATCGCTCCTGGGTTCGA GCTCAGGCGACGAGGAGTCCTCAAGAGAGGAATACGAGGTTGGAGAATATGTGCTGGAGGATTTGGAACTTGGCTCGGCAAAAGAAACAG CTTGAGGGAGAGCTGGCCCAAAGAAATGCTAAACGTCGTCTTGAACGTGAAAGAGGACGCAGAGAAGCAGTGGCTGATATGTCTGAAGACTTATCAGAGGGAGAGAAAGGAGATACAGTTGGAGATCTATCAGCCCACGGTGATAGCGTCCGGGGCAGACTGCCTAGAATCAATTCTGTTGATGCAATGGAGGCTTGGGTTAATCagcagaaaggaaaaaaactataCATTATATTAATAAG CCTTCATGGTCTATTACGAGGTGATAACATGGAGCTTGGCCGCGATTCTGATACTGGTGGTCag gttaAATATGTAGTGGAACTTGCAAGGGCTTTGGCCTCAATGCCAGGAGTGTATCGAGTTGATTTGTTAACTAGACAAGTATCAGCTCCGGATGTAGATTGGAGCTATGGTGAACCCACAGAGATGTTGAATATAAGAAATGAAGATTTCTTGGATGAGATGGGAGAGAGCAGCGGCGCTTATATTGTCCGCATACCTTTTGGACCGAAGGATAAATATATACCGAAGGAACTTCTGTGGCCTCACATCCCTGAGTTTGTAGATGGCGCACTTAACCACATAATTCGGATGTCCAAAAGCCTAGGAGAGCAAATTGGTGGGGGGAAGCCTGTCTGGCCTGTTGCCATCCATGGGCACTATGCTGATGCAGGAGATTCTGCTGCTCTTCTATCTGGTGCTTTAAATGTCCCCATGCTTTTTACTGGTCACTCACTTGGTCGGGATAAATTAGAGCAGCTACTTAAACAAGGCCGTCTCTCGAGGGACGAGATCAACTCAACATACAAGATAATGCGTCGGATAGAGGCAGAGGAGTTATCACTTGATGTTTCAGAGATAGTCATAACTAGCACTAGACAAGAGATAGAGGAGCAATGGCGCTTGTATGATGGTTTTGATCCTATACTTGAGCGTAAACTGCGAGCAAGAATCAGGCGTAACGTGAGTTGTTACGGAAGGTTCATGCCCCGCATGGCT ATAATTCCTCCTGGAATGGAGTTTCATCACATTGTTCCCCAGGATGGTGATATGGATGGCGAAATAGAAGGAAATGAAGACCATCCCTCTTCTCATCCATCGATATGGATAGAG ATCATGCGCTTCTTTACCAATTCTCACAAGCCTATGATACTTGCCCTTGCAAGACCAGATCCCAAAAAGAACATCACAACTTTGGTCAAAGCATTTGGAGAATGTCGGCCATTGAGAGAGCTTGCTAACCTT ACTCTAATTATGGGCAATCGAGATGGAATTGATGAAATGTCCAGCACAAGTGCTTCTGTCCTTCTTTCTGTGCTTAAGCTTATTGACAAGTATGATCTGTATGGGCAAGTCGCATACCCTAAACATCACAAGCAGTCTGATGTTCCTGACATTTATCGACTAGCAGCAAAGACAAAG GGTGTTTTCATCAATCCGGCTTTCATTGAGCCATTTGGACTTACTTTAATtgag GCAGCAGCTCATGGATTGCCTATGGTTGCTACCAAAAATGGAGGCCCAGTAGACATACACCGG GTACTTGACAATGGTCTCCTTGTTGATCCTCATGATCAGCAGTCCATTGCTGATGCTCTTCTAAAGCTTGTTGCTGAAAAGCATCTTTGGGCAAAATGCCGTCAGAATGGTTTGAAGAACATTCACCATTTTTCATGGCCAGAGCATTGCAAGGCTTATCTTTCCAAAATAGCCGGTTGCAAACCAAGGCATCCACAATGGCAAAAAAGTGATGATGGAGCTGATACTTCCGACACAGATTCTCCTGGTGATTCCTTGAGAGATATACAGGATTTATCTTTGAACTTAAGGTTCTCATTGGATGGGGAAAAGACTGGAGGTAGTGGAAATGATAGTTCTCTAGGATCTGAAGGAAATGCTGCTGATAAGAAGAGTAAAATAGAGAATGCTGTATTGGCATGGTCCAAGGGTGTTGTAAAGGACACACGAAAGGCTGTTGACCATAACAGCAGTTCTGGTAAGTTTCCATCATTGAGAAGGAGGAAACAAATCTTTGTTGTTGCAGTGGACTTTGATAATTTTGCCAGTCTTGCTGAAGCCACCAGAAAAATTTTTGAGGCTGTTGAAAAGGAACGGGTGGAAGGTTCTATAGGGTTTATATTGTCAACGTCCTTGGCCATATCTGAGATATGCTCCTTTCTGGCCTCAGGGGGGTTTAGCCCCAGTGATTTTGATGCTTTTATTTGCAACAGTGGTAGTGACCTCTACTATTCAACTCCCAATCCAGAGGATGGTCCCTTTGTCATTGACTTTTATTATCACTCACACATTGAATACCGTTGGGGTGGAGAAGGGCTGAGGAAGACTCTGTTTCGCTGGTCATCTTCAGTTATTGATAAGAAGGCTGAGGATGCGGAACGGATTGTATATTCAGCCGAACAACTTTCGACTGACTATTGTTATGCTTTTACAGTGAAAAAGCCAGGATCG GTTCCACCAGTTAAGGAGCTCCAAAAGGTTCTGAGAATTCAGGCTCTCCGTTGCCATGCTATTTATTGCCAAAATGGGACCAGGATAAATGTAATTCCAGTATTGGCTTCCCGTTCCCAAGCCCTCAG GTACCTATATGTTCGATGGGGAGTGGAATTGGCAAGTATGGTCGTTTTTGTTGGAGAATGTGGTGACACAGATTATGAAGGATTGCTTGGTGGGCTGCACAAAAGTGTAATATTGAAAGGAGTCTGTAGCAGTGCAAGCAGCCAATTCCATGCGAACCGAAGCTACCCCCTCTCAGACATCATGCCATTAGAGAGCCCAAATGTTGTTCAAGCAGCCGAAGAAAGCTCTGCTATCAGGAGTTCCTTGGAACAATTAGGATGTCTCAAGAGTTAA
- the LOC133674740 gene encoding probable sucrose-phosphate synthase 1 isoform X2, translated as MGRFCIFTRKTQLAQDIVEKMIDHMLEGELAQRNAKRRLERERGRREAVADMSEDLSEGEKGDTVGDLSAHGDSVRGRLPRINSVDAMEAWVNQQKGKKLYIILISLHGLLRGDNMELGRDSDTGGQVKYVVELARALASMPGVYRVDLLTRQVSAPDVDWSYGEPTEMLNIRNEDFLDEMGESSGAYIVRIPFGPKDKYIPKELLWPHIPEFVDGALNHIIRMSKSLGEQIGGGKPVWPVAIHGHYADAGDSAALLSGALNVPMLFTGHSLGRDKLEQLLKQGRLSRDEINSTYKIMRRIEAEELSLDVSEIVITSTRQEIEEQWRLYDGFDPILERKLRARIRRNVSCYGRFMPRMAIIPPGMEFHHIVPQDGDMDGEIEGNEDHPSSHPSIWIEIMRFFTNSHKPMILALARPDPKKNITTLVKAFGECRPLRELANLTLIMGNRDGIDEMSSTSASVLLSVLKLIDKYDLYGQVAYPKHHKQSDVPDIYRLAAKTKGVFINPAFIEPFGLTLIEAAAHGLPMVATKNGGPVDIHRVLDNGLLVDPHDQQSIADALLKLVAEKHLWAKCRQNGLKNIHHFSWPEHCKAYLSKIAGCKPRHPQWQKSDDGADTSDTDSPGDSLRDIQDLSLNLRFSLDGEKTGGSGNDSSLGSEGNAADKKSKIENAVLAWSKGVVKDTRKAVDHNSSSGKFPSLRRRKQIFVVAVDFDNFASLAEATRKIFEAVEKERVEGSIGFILSTSLAISEICSFLASGGFSPSDFDAFICNSGSDLYYSTPNPEDGPFVIDFYYHSHIEYRWGGEGLRKTLFRWSSSVIDKKAEDAERIVYSAEQLSTDYCYAFTVKKPGSVPPVKELQKVLRIQALRCHAIYCQNGTRINVIPVLASRSQALRYLYVRWGVELASMVVFVGECGDTDYEGLLGGLHKSVILKGVCSSASSQFHANRSYPLSDIMPLESPNVVQAAEESSAIRSSLEQLGCLKS; from the exons ATGGGTAGGTTTTGTATTTTCACTCGGAAGACACAATTGGCACAGGACATTGTGGAGAAGATGATCGATCACATG CTTGAGGGAGAGCTGGCCCAAAGAAATGCTAAACGTCGTCTTGAACGTGAAAGAGGACGCAGAGAAGCAGTGGCTGATATGTCTGAAGACTTATCAGAGGGAGAGAAAGGAGATACAGTTGGAGATCTATCAGCCCACGGTGATAGCGTCCGGGGCAGACTGCCTAGAATCAATTCTGTTGATGCAATGGAGGCTTGGGTTAATCagcagaaaggaaaaaaactataCATTATATTAATAAG CCTTCATGGTCTATTACGAGGTGATAACATGGAGCTTGGCCGCGATTCTGATACTGGTGGTCag gttaAATATGTAGTGGAACTTGCAAGGGCTTTGGCCTCAATGCCAGGAGTGTATCGAGTTGATTTGTTAACTAGACAAGTATCAGCTCCGGATGTAGATTGGAGCTATGGTGAACCCACAGAGATGTTGAATATAAGAAATGAAGATTTCTTGGATGAGATGGGAGAGAGCAGCGGCGCTTATATTGTCCGCATACCTTTTGGACCGAAGGATAAATATATACCGAAGGAACTTCTGTGGCCTCACATCCCTGAGTTTGTAGATGGCGCACTTAACCACATAATTCGGATGTCCAAAAGCCTAGGAGAGCAAATTGGTGGGGGGAAGCCTGTCTGGCCTGTTGCCATCCATGGGCACTATGCTGATGCAGGAGATTCTGCTGCTCTTCTATCTGGTGCTTTAAATGTCCCCATGCTTTTTACTGGTCACTCACTTGGTCGGGATAAATTAGAGCAGCTACTTAAACAAGGCCGTCTCTCGAGGGACGAGATCAACTCAACATACAAGATAATGCGTCGGATAGAGGCAGAGGAGTTATCACTTGATGTTTCAGAGATAGTCATAACTAGCACTAGACAAGAGATAGAGGAGCAATGGCGCTTGTATGATGGTTTTGATCCTATACTTGAGCGTAAACTGCGAGCAAGAATCAGGCGTAACGTGAGTTGTTACGGAAGGTTCATGCCCCGCATGGCT ATAATTCCTCCTGGAATGGAGTTTCATCACATTGTTCCCCAGGATGGTGATATGGATGGCGAAATAGAAGGAAATGAAGACCATCCCTCTTCTCATCCATCGATATGGATAGAG ATCATGCGCTTCTTTACCAATTCTCACAAGCCTATGATACTTGCCCTTGCAAGACCAGATCCCAAAAAGAACATCACAACTTTGGTCAAAGCATTTGGAGAATGTCGGCCATTGAGAGAGCTTGCTAACCTT ACTCTAATTATGGGCAATCGAGATGGAATTGATGAAATGTCCAGCACAAGTGCTTCTGTCCTTCTTTCTGTGCTTAAGCTTATTGACAAGTATGATCTGTATGGGCAAGTCGCATACCCTAAACATCACAAGCAGTCTGATGTTCCTGACATTTATCGACTAGCAGCAAAGACAAAG GGTGTTTTCATCAATCCGGCTTTCATTGAGCCATTTGGACTTACTTTAATtgag GCAGCAGCTCATGGATTGCCTATGGTTGCTACCAAAAATGGAGGCCCAGTAGACATACACCGG GTACTTGACAATGGTCTCCTTGTTGATCCTCATGATCAGCAGTCCATTGCTGATGCTCTTCTAAAGCTTGTTGCTGAAAAGCATCTTTGGGCAAAATGCCGTCAGAATGGTTTGAAGAACATTCACCATTTTTCATGGCCAGAGCATTGCAAGGCTTATCTTTCCAAAATAGCCGGTTGCAAACCAAGGCATCCACAATGGCAAAAAAGTGATGATGGAGCTGATACTTCCGACACAGATTCTCCTGGTGATTCCTTGAGAGATATACAGGATTTATCTTTGAACTTAAGGTTCTCATTGGATGGGGAAAAGACTGGAGGTAGTGGAAATGATAGTTCTCTAGGATCTGAAGGAAATGCTGCTGATAAGAAGAGTAAAATAGAGAATGCTGTATTGGCATGGTCCAAGGGTGTTGTAAAGGACACACGAAAGGCTGTTGACCATAACAGCAGTTCTGGTAAGTTTCCATCATTGAGAAGGAGGAAACAAATCTTTGTTGTTGCAGTGGACTTTGATAATTTTGCCAGTCTTGCTGAAGCCACCAGAAAAATTTTTGAGGCTGTTGAAAAGGAACGGGTGGAAGGTTCTATAGGGTTTATATTGTCAACGTCCTTGGCCATATCTGAGATATGCTCCTTTCTGGCCTCAGGGGGGTTTAGCCCCAGTGATTTTGATGCTTTTATTTGCAACAGTGGTAGTGACCTCTACTATTCAACTCCCAATCCAGAGGATGGTCCCTTTGTCATTGACTTTTATTATCACTCACACATTGAATACCGTTGGGGTGGAGAAGGGCTGAGGAAGACTCTGTTTCGCTGGTCATCTTCAGTTATTGATAAGAAGGCTGAGGATGCGGAACGGATTGTATATTCAGCCGAACAACTTTCGACTGACTATTGTTATGCTTTTACAGTGAAAAAGCCAGGATCG GTTCCACCAGTTAAGGAGCTCCAAAAGGTTCTGAGAATTCAGGCTCTCCGTTGCCATGCTATTTATTGCCAAAATGGGACCAGGATAAATGTAATTCCAGTATTGGCTTCCCGTTCCCAAGCCCTCAG GTACCTATATGTTCGATGGGGAGTGGAATTGGCAAGTATGGTCGTTTTTGTTGGAGAATGTGGTGACACAGATTATGAAGGATTGCTTGGTGGGCTGCACAAAAGTGTAATATTGAAAGGAGTCTGTAGCAGTGCAAGCAGCCAATTCCATGCGAACCGAAGCTACCCCCTCTCAGACATCATGCCATTAGAGAGCCCAAATGTTGTTCAAGCAGCCGAAGAAAGCTCTGCTATCAGGAGTTCCTTGGAACAATTAGGATGTCTCAAGAGTTAA